A single region of the Triticum dicoccoides isolate Atlit2015 ecotype Zavitan chromosome 2B, WEW_v2.0, whole genome shotgun sequence genome encodes:
- the LOC119360559 gene encoding uncharacterized protein LOC119360559, whose protein sequence is HLVRAGSVCSSWRSAYSRLLLPGHYRRPQMPCLLYTSESAGESVACLYSLAEKRTYKLTLPGPPISSRHLIGSSQGLLITVDDRSEMHLVNPITGEQVDLPSVITIEQVKPVYSDSGALHKYEFSWHSAARVYGPPSVSAPEELRSKLHHKAFVFSDDTCNGYIVVLIHNPFCQLSFARAGGDSWIWLPPHTHYDDCIYRNGLLYAVTSFGEIHAFDLSSPVVTVRMITWEPELEDRFLNAYIVQAPWGNLLQVWRLYEHCDLEPEPGASVFWNTGELIIYEVGASSGERTKKTSCLRDHVLFLGHNQSLCLAAQDYPALKGNHAYFTDDNVLWTKGFKNNPRDMGILDLGNNGREELVSPQLCSNCPAPVWMTPNLRKMNFAFNE, encoded by the coding sequence CATCTCGTCCGCGCCGGCTCGGTCTGCTCCTCCTGGCGCTCCGCCTACTCCAGGCTGCTCCTCCCTGGGCACTACAGGCGCCCCCAGATGCCGTGCCTCCTCTACACATCTGAATCTGCCGGCGAGAGCGTTGCTTGCCTCTACAGCCTCGCGGAGAAGCGGACGTACAAGCTAACTCTTCCAGGGCCACCTATCAGCAGCAGGCATCTGATTGGGTCCTCGCAAGGCTTGCTCATTACAGTTGATGACAGATCTGAGATGCACCTTGTCAATCCCATCACCGGTGAACAGGTTGATCTCCCTTCGGTGATCACCATTGAGCAAGTGAAGCCCGTCTATAGTGACTCTGGTGCTCTTCACAAGTACGAGTTCTCATGGCACTCCGCAGCAAGGGTTTACGGTCCGCCATCGGTCTCGGCTCCGGAAGAgctgaggagcaagcttcaccataAAGCCTTTGTGTTTTCTGACGATACGTGCAATGGATACATTGTGGTGCTCATACACAATCCATTTTGCCAGCTCTCGTTTGCAAGGGCAGGGGGTGACAGTTGGATATGGCTGCCACCACACACCCACTATGACGATTGCATTTACAGGAACGGCCTGCTGTATGCGGTCACTTCATTTGGAGAGATCCACGCGTTCGATCTAAGTAGCCCTGTTGTTACGGTAAGGATGATTACATGGGAGCCCGAGCTTGAGGACCGGTTTCTGAATGCTTACATTGTGCAAGCTCCATGGGGCAATCTTCTTCAAGTGTGGAGACTATATGAGCACTGCGATTTAGAACCCGAGCCTGGGGCATCTGTGTTTTGGAACACCGGAGAGCTTATAATATATGAAGTCGGTGCTTCGTCAGGAGAGAGAACTAAGAAAACCAGTTGCTTGCGCGACCATGTGTTGTTTCTTGGGCACAATCAATCACTCTGTCTTGCTGCTCAAGACTATCCGGCTCTCAAGGGAAACCATGCCTACTTTACCGATGACAATGTGCTCTGGACAAAGGGATTCAAGAACAACCCCCGTGACATGGGAATTCTCGACTTGGGTAATAACGGCAGGGAGGAACTTGTGTCTCCCCAGCTTTGCTCCAACTGCCCGGCTCCCGTGTGGATGACACCCAATCTTAGAAAGATGAATTTTGCTTTCAATGAATAG